The following coding sequences lie in one Mus musculus strain C57BL/6J chromosome 11, GRCm38.p6 C57BL/6J genomic window:
- the Mapk7 gene encoding mitogen-activated protein kinase 7 isoform X3: MPFSCSPGQQVAIKKIPNAFDVVTNAKRTLRELKILKHFKHDNIIAIKDILKPTVPYGEFRSVYVVLDLMESDLHQIIHSSQPLTLEHVRYFLYQLLRGLKYMHSAQVIHRDLKPSNLLVNENCELKIGDFGMARGLCTSPAEHQYFMTEYVATRWYRAPELMLSLHEYTQAIDLWSVGCIFGEMLARRQLFPGKNYVHQLQLIMMVLGTPSPAVIQAVGAERVRAYIQSLPPRQPVPWETVYPGADRQALSLLGRMLRFEPSARISAAAALRHPFLAKYHDPDDEPDCAPPFDFAFDREALTRERIKEAIVAEIEDFHARREGIRQQIRFQPSLQPVASEPVCPDVEMPSPWAPSGDCAMESPPPALPPCSDPAPDTVDLTLQPAPPASELAPPKREGAISDNTKAALKAALLKSLRSRLRDGPSAPLEAPEPRKPVTAQERQREREEKRRRRQERAKEREKRRQERERKERGAGTLGGPSTDPLAGLVLSDNDRSLLERWTRMARPPAPAPAPAPAPAPAPSSAQPTSTPTGPVSQSTGPLQPAGSIPGPASQPVCPPPGPVPQPAGPIPAPLQTAPSTSLLASQSLVPPSGLPGSGAPEVLPYFPSGPPPPDPGLTPQPSTSESPDVNLVTQQLSKSQVEDPLPPVFSGTPKGSGAGYGVGFDLEEFLNQSFDMGVADGPQDGQADSASLSASLLADWLEGHGMNPADIESLQREIQMDSPMLLSDLPDLQEP; this comes from the exons ATGCCCTTTTCCTGCTCCCCAGGCCAGCAGGTGGCCATCAAGAAGATACCTAATGCTTTTGATGTGGTGACCAATGCCAAACGGACCCTCAGGGAGCTGAAGATCCTCAAACACTTCAAACACGACAATATCATCGCCATCAAGGACATCCTGAAGCCTACTGTGCCCTATGGAGAATTCAGATCTGT CTATGTGGTACTGGACCTCATGGAGAGCGACCTACACCAGATCATTCACTCTTCACAGCCGCTCACCCTGGAACATGTGAGATACTTCCTGTACCAGCTGCTTCGGGGCCTCAAATACATGCACTCTGCTCAGGTCATCCACCGTGATCTTAAACCCTCTAACCTTCTGGTCAATGAGAACTGTGAGCTCAAGATCGGTGACTTTGGAATGGCCCGTGGCCTCTGTACTTCCCCTGCCGAGCACCAGTACTTCATGACTGAGTATGTGGCTACTCGCTGGTACCGTGCCCCGGAGCTCATGCTTTCCCTGCACGAGTATACGCAGGCAATCGACCTCTGGTCTGTGGGCTGCATCTTTGGTGAGATGCTGGCTCGGCGCCAGCTCTTCCCAGGCAAAAACTACGTGCACCAGTTACAGCTGATCATGATGGTGTTGGGAACTCCGTCACCAGCTGTGATTCAGGCTGTGGGGGCTGAAAGGGTGCGAGCCTATATCCAGAGCCTGCCACCAAGGCAACCTGTGCCTTGGGAGACAGTATACCCAGGTGCTGACCGCCAGGCCCTCTCCCTGCTGGGACGCATGTTGCGATTTGAACCCAGTGCCCgaatctcagctgctgctgcccTTCGCCACCCCTTCCTGGCTAAGTACCATGACCCTGATGATGAGCCTGATTGCGCCCCACCTTTTGACTTTGCTTTTGACCGTGAAGCCCTTACCAGGGAGCGCATTAAGGAGGCCATTGTGGCTGAGATTGAGGACTTCCATGCACGACGGGAGGGCATCCGCCAACAAATCCGCTTCCAGCCTTCTCTGCAGCCTGTGGCTAGTGAGCCTGTGTGTCCAGATGTTGAGATGCCCAGTCCCTGGGCTCCAAGTGGAGACTGTGCCATGGAGTCGCCTCCTCCAGCACTGCCACCATGCTCTGATCCTGCACCTGACACCGTTGATCTGACTCTGCAGCCTGCCCCGCCGGCCAGTGAGCTTGCTCCACCAAAAAGAGAGGGTGCCATCTCCGACAATACCAAAGCAGCCCTCAAAGCTGCCCTGCTCAAGTCCCTAAGGAGCAGGCTCAGAG ATGGGCCCAGTGCACCCTTGGAGGCGCCTGAGCCTCGAAAGCCCGTGACAGCTCAGGAACGCCAGCGAGAACGAGAAGAGAAGCGCAGGAGGCGACAAGAGAGAGCCAAGGAGCGGGAGAAGCGACGACAAGAGAGAGAACGCAAGGAGAGGGGGGCTGGTACCTTGGGGGGCCCCTCTACTGACCCTCTGGCTGGACTGGTGCTCAGTGACAATGACCGAAGCCTGCTAGAGCGGTGGACTCGCATGGCTaggcctcctgcccctgcccctgccccagcgCCAGCACCAGCGCCAGCACCGTCCTCTGCCCAGCCCACTAGTACTCCTACTGGCCCCGTATCTCAGTCTACTGGTCCTCTACAGCCTGCAGGCTCTATTCCGGGTCCTGCCTCCCAGCCTGTTTGCCCACCCCCTGGCCCTGTTCCCCAGCCTGCTGGCCCTATCCCTGCTCCGCTCCAGACTGCCCCTTCCACTAGCCTTTTGGCCTCCCAGTCACTTGTGCCACCTAGTGGGTTGCCTGGTTCTGGTGCCCCAGAAGTTCTGCCTTACTTCCCATCTGGCCCACCACCTCCAGATCCTGGGCTCACCCCTCAGCCTTCTACATCAGAGTCACCTGATGTCAACCTGGTGACTCAGCAGCTGTCCAAGTCTCAG GTGGAGGACCCCCTGCCTCCTGTGTTCTCTGGCACTCCAAAGGGCAGTGGGGCTGGCTACGGAGTTGGCTTTGATCTGGAGGAATTCTTAAATCAATCTTTTGATATGGGTGTGGCTGATGGGCCACAGGATGG CCAGGCAGACTCAGCCTCACTCTCAGCCTCTCTCCTTGCTGACTGGCTTGAGGGCCATGGCATGAACCCTGCTGACATTGAGTCTCTGCAGCGTGAGATCCAGATGGACTCCCCAATGCTGCTGTCTGACCTGCCTGACCTCCAAGAGCCCTGA